The proteins below are encoded in one region of Ferroplasma acidiphilum:
- a CDS encoding HAD family hydrolase: MIEIVDRKKKTNINPEADYLENIKLMVFDMDGVLLKNRNSWDVIINRSMNKTTTGTGMQLTFDYIYQNGVPDRLYENLTETKIMTYLNLNDVTSNIARTIGYLKDRNIKTAIVSAGSHVFAGYLSELFGIDNFIGNEVNVKNHCFIKNVDPAKKDTNVKDIQSRYGISPAETVSVGDSYMDLSMRRRSKYFVAFNPGTRKLVDAADFVVNSTNLYGIIEKMAVHEIFNS, translated from the coding sequence ATGATAGAAATAGTAGATAGAAAAAAGAAAACGAATATAAATCCAGAAGCAGACTATCTGGAAAACATAAAGCTGATGGTATTTGACATGGATGGGGTACTGTTAAAGAATAGAAATTCATGGGATGTTATAATAAACAGGTCAATGAATAAAACCACTACAGGCACCGGAATGCAACTAACATTTGATTACATATACCAGAATGGAGTGCCGGACAGGTTATACGAAAATTTAACAGAAACAAAAATCATGACCTATCTAAACCTCAACGACGTAACATCAAATATAGCGAGGACTATTGGATACCTTAAGGATCGTAATATTAAAACAGCTATAGTTTCGGCAGGTTCCCATGTATTTGCCGGGTACCTTTCCGAATTGTTTGGCATAGACAATTTTATTGGAAATGAGGTCAATGTTAAAAACCATTGTTTCATTAAAAATGTGGACCCTGCAAAGAAGGATACTAATGTAAAGGATATACAATCCAGGTATGGCATATCCCCTGCAGAGACAGTAAGCGTAGGCGATTCCTATATGGATTTATCAATGAGAAGAAGGTCAAAATATTTTGTGGCATTTAACCCCGGCACCAGGAAGCTTGTTGATGCAGCTGATTTTGTGGTTAATTCAACCAATCTGTACGGCATAATAGAGAAAATGGCAGTGCATGAGATTTTTAACAGCTAA
- a CDS encoding methylated-DNA--[protein]-cysteine S-methyltransferase, with protein MKNNNIKIQYFKTKIGELILGSFEGNLCILDFRHSKKRTTIDNRIKTGLKANFLEEEDEILAETKKQVAEYLDGNRKEFYIPLLMVGTDFQKNVWNALLKIPYGTTISYLQLAENIGNAKAVRAVANADGANAMAVIIPCHRVIESNGGLGGYGGGVAIKKQLLELEKGNH; from the coding sequence TTGAAGAATAATAATATAAAAATACAGTATTTTAAAACAAAAATTGGTGAATTAATACTTGGTTCTTTTGAAGGCAATCTATGCATACTTGATTTCAGGCATAGCAAAAAGAGAACAACCATTGACAACAGGATAAAAACAGGGCTTAAAGCCAACTTTTTAGAGGAAGAAGATGAAATACTCGCAGAGACTAAAAAACAAGTTGCGGAATATCTGGATGGAAATAGAAAAGAATTTTATATTCCACTGTTAATGGTTGGAACAGATTTCCAGAAAAATGTGTGGAATGCATTGCTAAAAATACCATACGGAACCACCATATCTTATCTGCAACTGGCTGAAAATATAGGCAATGCAAAAGCTGTACGTGCAGTAGCAAATGCAGATGGTGCAAATGCCATGGCTGTAATTATCCCATGCCATAGAGTCATAGAAAGCAATGGCGGTTTAGGAGGTTATGGTGGAGGCGTTGCAATTAAAAAGCAGCTTCTGGAACTTGAAAAAGGCAACCATTAG
- a CDS encoding DUF92 domain-containing protein — protein MSIYYIIESAVLLILLFVLALKFRIFDLKGTIAALIVGVIIVVLGSLYWLILMLIFAITAQMATKYRIKEKTKMKLQEGENGERHASNVIYAAVIGIAIAAMHFAKIGGFPYFLIFGVSFASVNADTFASEIGVFDSKVYMITGFKKITPGVNGGVSLLGEGAALLGAFIIGLSYIILDFHGFAIIPLLAITILGFVGCQIDSILGAVFENKGKMSKGQVNAVSTLLAVALAFVIFI, from the coding sequence ATGAGCATTTATTACATCATAGAATCTGCCGTTTTACTGATTTTGTTATTCGTTCTAGCTCTTAAATTCAGGATATTTGACCTCAAGGGAACTATTGCAGCACTTATTGTTGGCGTAATCATAGTTGTCCTGGGTTCCCTTTACTGGTTAATTTTAATGCTAATTTTTGCCATCACGGCCCAGATGGCCACCAAGTACAGGATTAAGGAAAAGACAAAAATGAAGCTACAGGAAGGGGAAAATGGTGAAAGGCACGCATCAAATGTAATATATGCTGCAGTTATAGGTATAGCGATTGCTGCCATGCATTTTGCGAAGATTGGAGGGTTCCCCTATTTTCTTATATTTGGTGTTTCATTCGCTTCGGTCAATGCAGATACTTTTGCTTCTGAAATAGGTGTATTTGACAGCAAGGTGTATATGATCACAGGATTTAAAAAAATAACGCCGGGAGTAAATGGAGGTGTGTCACTTCTGGGAGAAGGTGCAGCGCTCCTGGGGGCTTTTATAATAGGGTTATCGTATATTATTCTGGATTTTCATGGATTTGCGATTATACCTCTGTTGGCAATAACAATCCTCGGATTTGTTGGATGCCAGATAGATAGCATCCTGGGGGCGGTATTCGAGAACAAAGGAAAAATGTCCAAGGGGCAGGTAAATGCAGTATCAACGTTGCTTGCAGTTGCCCTCGCCTTTGTTATATTTATCTGA
- a CDS encoding LAGLIDADG family homing endonuclease, which translates to MNKVLNTVIKRDGSSVPFDKKKIAMAIFKAMLSVKIGSMEEANKLADYVAQELETSSEVPTVELIQDTVEKVLMTRRINDVSYIAAAKAYILYREKRNTIRQEKEFIGVKDDLKLSLNAVKVLEARYLFKDSEGKIIETPKQMFHRVAVHLGIIQGLYDYISYRKTGKLNEKGTVYTGITKTQDEELQRAFNELKKEKAIDGTYTEFIDFIKTKKNMINYWIEKFENMMIKLEYVPNSPTLMNAGGPLGQLSACFVLPVDDSIDSIFDTLKATAEIHKSGGGTGFSFSRLRASDDIVASTKGVASGPVSFMRIFDVTTDVIKQGGKRRGANMGILNYNHPNIMDFINSKDVENKILSNFNISVGVNDEFFEKLDNDENVDLINPRDGKVTGRVKATTLWNSIIDHAWLTADPGMIFLDEINKKNPVKNIGYIESTNPCVTGDTKIFTSEGVKKARQLYEEGNPLNVKIDGRFGGEFKPSSNVIYTGFKDIYKIQTKEGFEIKVTGDHKIYSEKNGWTEALNLKENEKIRILNEGGSFGSSGTLEEGRVLGWLVGDGHINNGNNNDRAVLNFYSQDRVFADTFRKYVNDIVRPATNNREYNVGMVNIESRNCITIASERLKEFASEYDLIEEKLNVPDKVFAGSMELQRGFLQALFEADGTVYSGQKSRHSVRLGSISLNLLKQVQMLLLNFGIYSRIYQNRKKAGMRMLPDSNREMRLYATQDFHELNISAENLIKYADSIGFISERKNSKLNGAVNSYKKAPVKPSWLARVDKIEYVGREDVYDLVEPSTHSFVANGIVVHNCGEQPLLPYESCNLGSINLAKFVEDGKFNYERYRETIDVATRFLENVVDANKFPVESIKNMTRKTRKIGLGIMGFADALIMLGIPYNSNEALEFAENVMKTLNDESHMESQKLAAERGVFPGWYGSEYEEKGIKMRNSTTTTIAPTGTISIIAGCSSSIEPLFALAFVRHVLNGQELLEVNPLLENALKSRNLWTQELMEKIAETGKLGNLDLPEDVKNLFITAQEIDPDWHVLMQATFQKYCDSGVSKTINLPFDATREDIAKSYRLAKELHCKGITVYRDRSKSQQVLYAGTNQKKSDEEHKIDLTMKMPDKLLKLGATFDPACPTGKCDL; encoded by the coding sequence ATGAATAAGGTTTTAAATACAGTAATTAAAAGAGACGGATCCAGCGTGCCCTTCGATAAGAAAAAAATAGCGATGGCCATATTCAAAGCCATGCTCTCCGTGAAAATCGGGTCCATGGAAGAAGCAAATAAGCTTGCAGACTATGTTGCACAGGAACTTGAAACTTCTTCAGAAGTGCCAACAGTTGAGTTAATACAGGATACTGTTGAAAAAGTTTTAATGACACGCAGGATAAACGACGTTTCTTATATCGCAGCAGCAAAAGCGTATATCCTCTACAGGGAAAAGAGAAACACAATAAGGCAGGAAAAAGAATTTATCGGCGTCAAAGATGACCTGAAACTGAGCTTAAATGCCGTTAAGGTACTTGAAGCCAGATACCTGTTCAAGGATTCAGAGGGCAAGATAATTGAAACTCCCAAACAGATGTTCCACAGGGTTGCAGTGCATCTGGGGATAATACAGGGTCTTTATGATTATATATCATACAGAAAAACTGGAAAATTAAATGAGAAGGGAACTGTATATACAGGTATAACCAAAACCCAGGATGAGGAGCTTCAAAGGGCATTCAATGAACTGAAAAAGGAAAAGGCCATTGATGGCACCTACACTGAATTTATAGATTTTATCAAAACAAAGAAGAATATGATAAATTACTGGATTGAAAAGTTTGAAAACATGATGATCAAACTTGAATATGTCCCGAATTCACCCACACTTATGAACGCAGGAGGGCCACTGGGGCAATTGAGCGCCTGTTTCGTTCTACCTGTTGATGACAGCATAGATTCAATTTTTGATACACTTAAAGCCACAGCGGAAATACATAAATCTGGAGGAGGTACCGGTTTCTCATTCAGCCGCCTCAGGGCAAGTGACGACATAGTTGCCTCAACAAAGGGTGTAGCCTCCGGGCCTGTATCATTTATGAGAATATTCGATGTTACCACTGATGTTATAAAACAGGGCGGAAAGAGAAGGGGAGCCAATATGGGCATATTGAACTACAACCATCCGAATATAATGGATTTCATAAATAGCAAAGATGTAGAAAACAAAATTCTCAGCAACTTCAATATATCGGTTGGCGTCAATGACGAATTCTTCGAAAAACTGGACAATGATGAGAATGTAGACCTTATAAATCCAAGAGATGGAAAGGTTACAGGCAGGGTGAAGGCAACTACACTCTGGAATTCTATCATTGACCATGCATGGTTAACAGCAGATCCAGGTATGATATTCCTTGACGAAATCAATAAGAAAAATCCCGTAAAAAACATAGGATATATCGAATCAACCAACCCATGCGTTACAGGGGATACAAAAATATTTACATCTGAAGGGGTAAAAAAGGCCAGGCAACTATACGAAGAAGGAAACCCGCTGAATGTAAAAATAGATGGAAGATTTGGCGGCGAATTTAAGCCATCCTCAAATGTTATATATACAGGGTTTAAGGATATATATAAAATACAGACAAAGGAAGGCTTTGAAATAAAAGTTACAGGAGATCATAAAATATACAGCGAAAAGAATGGCTGGACAGAGGCTTTGAACCTGAAAGAGAATGAAAAAATAAGGATATTAAATGAAGGAGGTTCCTTTGGCAGCTCTGGCACACTGGAAGAAGGCAGAGTTCTTGGCTGGCTTGTTGGCGATGGCCATATCAACAATGGGAATAACAATGACCGTGCTGTTCTGAATTTTTACAGCCAGGATCGTGTGTTTGCCGACACCTTTAGAAAATATGTAAATGATATAGTAAGGCCTGCTACAAACAATCGGGAATATAATGTGGGAATGGTAAATATTGAAAGTAGAAATTGCATAACAATTGCATCGGAAAGATTAAAGGAATTTGCCTCTGAATACGATCTAATAGAAGAAAAGTTAAATGTTCCTGATAAGGTATTTGCAGGGAGCATGGAACTGCAAAGAGGCTTTTTACAGGCTTTATTCGAAGCAGATGGCACTGTATATTCCGGGCAAAAATCCAGGCATTCTGTCAGGCTAGGATCAATCAGCTTAAACCTGTTAAAACAGGTTCAGATGCTGCTGCTTAACTTTGGCATATACAGCAGGATATATCAGAATCGTAAAAAAGCCGGAATGAGAATGTTGCCCGATTCAAACAGGGAGATGAGGCTATATGCGACACAGGATTTCCACGAATTAAACATATCTGCTGAAAATCTGATAAAATATGCAGATTCTATAGGCTTTATATCGGAAAGGAAGAACAGCAAGCTTAATGGGGCTGTAAATAGCTACAAAAAAGCTCCAGTAAAGCCTTCCTGGTTAGCCCGTGTTGATAAAATTGAATACGTAGGCAGGGAAGATGTATACGATTTGGTTGAACCCTCTACACATTCATTTGTAGCTAACGGAATAGTAGTGCACAACTGTGGTGAACAGCCGCTTTTGCCTTACGAATCATGTAACCTTGGCTCAATAAATCTTGCAAAATTTGTCGAGGATGGAAAATTTAACTATGAAAGGTATAGGGAAACCATTGATGTGGCAACAAGATTCCTGGAAAATGTGGTAGACGCCAACAAATTCCCTGTTGAATCAATAAAAAATATGACAAGGAAAACAAGGAAAATAGGTCTTGGCATAATGGGATTTGCCGATGCGCTTATAATGCTTGGAATACCATATAACAGCAATGAAGCCCTGGAATTTGCAGAGAATGTGATGAAAACCCTTAATGACGAGTCGCATATGGAATCACAGAAGCTTGCAGCGGAAAGGGGCGTATTTCCTGGATGGTATGGATCAGAGTATGAGGAAAAAGGCATAAAAATGAGAAATTCAACAACTACAACAATAGCACCTACCGGGACAATATCCATAATAGCCGGATGCTCCTCATCCATAGAGCCACTATTTGCCCTTGCATTTGTAAGGCATGTATTGAATGGGCAGGAATTGCTGGAAGTGAACCCACTGCTTGAAAATGCCCTGAAATCCAGAAATCTCTGGACACAGGAGTTAATGGAAAAGATAGCGGAAACCGGAAAGCTCGGCAATCTGGATCTCCCGGAAGATGTAAAAAATCTATTCATTACTGCACAGGAGATCGACCCGGACTGGCACGTGCTTATGCAGGCAACATTCCAGAAATACTGTGACTCTGGGGTATCAAAAACAATTAACCTTCCATTTGATGCGACAAGGGAAGATATTGCGAAATCATACCGCCTGGCAAAGGAATTGCATTGCAAGGGAATTACAGTATACCGTGACAGGAGCAAATCACAGCAGGTATTATATGCAGGCACAAACCAGAAAAAAAGTGATGAAGAGCACAAGATTGACCTGACAATGAAAATGCCAGACAAACTTCTGAAGCTCGGCGCAACCTTCGACCCCGCATGCCCAACTGGAAAATGTGATCTATAA
- a CDS encoding electron transfer flavoprotein subunit beta/FixA family protein, whose amino-acid sequence MDIAVLVKQTVDMDQIKLNDENEPIMDNLPLKMDILSKNAIEAAVQLKEKYSGKVTGFIFGTEKSTSTMKEAYAMGVDEGTVIKGYQKSDPLVTAGVIAAELKKAKYDIIILGDQSSDSYSGLLAGLLASELDLNVITNAINIEVKDKIANVTVESENEDVTVETGLPAVVSVAQEINEPRLPKVMQIMMAGKKNINIVDGNPGYEDDTKILSDRAPENERKKIIYEDGKGIDEVAKILKVVK is encoded by the coding sequence ATGGATATTGCAGTCCTTGTTAAGCAAACGGTCGATATGGACCAGATCAAACTGAACGACGAAAATGAGCCAATCATGGACAACCTCCCATTGAAAATGGACATTCTGAGCAAAAACGCTATCGAAGCGGCAGTTCAGTTAAAGGAAAAATACAGTGGGAAGGTCACAGGGTTTATTTTTGGAACTGAAAAATCAACATCCACAATGAAAGAAGCATATGCAATGGGCGTGGATGAAGGCACAGTTATAAAAGGATACCAGAAATCAGACCCATTGGTTACCGCCGGTGTTATCGCCGCCGAGCTGAAAAAGGCAAAATACGACATTATTATTCTGGGAGACCAGTCATCCGATTCCTATTCCGGGCTTCTAGCAGGCTTGCTGGCTTCTGAACTGGATTTAAATGTAATAACAAATGCTATTAATATAGAAGTCAAGGATAAAATAGCAAACGTTACAGTGGAATCAGAAAATGAAGACGTTACAGTTGAAACAGGCCTCCCGGCAGTGGTTTCTGTGGCACAGGAAATAAATGAGCCAAGGCTCCCGAAAGTCATGCAAATTATGATGGCAGGCAAGAAAAATATTAATATTGTGGATGGAAACCCCGGATATGAAGATGATACAAAAATACTTTCCGACAGGGCACCGGAAAATGAGAGAAAGAAAATTATATACGAGGATGGGAAAGGCATAGATGAAGTTGCTAAAATATTGAAGGTGGTGAAATGA
- a CDS encoding DUF2070 family protein has translation MQKEKTLAGLSRYIKKSPKWYYFLIPIIAIFLIDGIILRNLDALSFMSILPFIFFLLLDALTIKLTNKKFNNNRIMYLDFISLTLVTLFFWIGVLLYPVIRMPLYYILALAIAFPAFLRFLVLYIYYPSNIYLAATLSMNYTFSYIIIALIFYDISKIAIKFIIPLIAATVIYVLFSYIFLVFTTIGFTRKYKSRPSELIDFFLNRDNDGAIGEKFFTHVYNKKRQIPVITTNIRKENRDLVTLVFPYVHPGPFGNLCTSNLPVKISSEMGRDNIMVFHTATTNSNNCSGKNDIKNIAESVKDSIKKMKYSDTVSDFVKFNVDGYDVSLQKFGNSGISAVIPFKKQFDDISIDAGLKVVAALKKNGAENFALLDAQNSFTRDAKELDNCDMIINPLIEKFKATGSTYPAIIGYARNYEKIDGLASMGVQVLAIKINDYYNVIVLTDSNNIGREVIKMARSGVDKRVKNMDIYTTDNHVVNVSELDINPLGMHCEPQVVADLINRTVLQAIEDASPATAGTYTENITVTMGEENAFHNLMEIVIASLRKAKYSIAFILLISILVSSFSFRYMVLHL, from the coding sequence GTGCAGAAAGAAAAAACCCTTGCAGGGCTCTCAAGGTATATCAAAAAATCACCAAAATGGTATTATTTTCTGATTCCAATAATTGCTATATTTTTAATAGATGGCATTATACTTAGAAATCTTGATGCACTTTCCTTCATGTCTATTTTGCCCTTCATCTTCTTCTTATTGCTGGATGCTTTAACCATAAAGCTTACCAATAAAAAATTCAACAATAACCGGATTATGTATCTGGATTTTATATCCCTTACACTGGTAACACTATTCTTCTGGATCGGTGTCCTTTTATATCCAGTTATACGGATGCCCTTATACTATATCCTTGCACTGGCTATTGCATTTCCGGCTTTTTTGAGATTTCTTGTCCTTTACATTTATTATCCATCAAACATATACCTGGCTGCAACACTATCAATGAACTATACATTTTCATATATAATCATAGCTTTAATTTTCTATGACATAAGCAAAATTGCAATAAAATTCATTATACCACTTATTGCTGCAACTGTAATATACGTATTATTCTCCTATATATTCCTGGTATTTACCACAATAGGATTCACAAGGAAATATAAATCACGCCCATCGGAACTCATTGATTTTTTCCTTAACAGGGACAATGATGGGGCTATAGGCGAGAAATTCTTTACCCATGTTTATAACAAGAAAAGGCAAATTCCGGTCATTACCACAAATATTAGAAAGGAAAACAGAGACCTTGTCACCCTTGTATTCCCGTATGTCCATCCTGGTCCATTTGGGAATCTATGCACAAGCAACCTTCCTGTAAAGATCAGTTCAGAGATGGGCAGGGACAATATTATGGTATTCCACACCGCAACTACCAATAGCAATAACTGCAGCGGGAAAAATGATATAAAAAACATAGCGGAATCTGTTAAGGATTCAATCAAAAAAATGAAATATTCAGATACAGTATCCGACTTTGTAAAATTTAATGTGGATGGTTATGACGTTTCACTTCAGAAATTTGGAAATTCCGGTATTTCGGCAGTAATACCATTTAAGAAGCAATTTGACGATATCTCCATTGATGCAGGCTTGAAAGTTGTAGCTGCCCTGAAAAAAAACGGTGCAGAAAATTTTGCATTGCTTGATGCACAGAACAGCTTTACCAGGGATGCTAAGGAACTTGATAACTGCGACATGATAATAAACCCGCTTATTGAAAAATTTAAAGCAACCGGATCCACATATCCTGCCATTATTGGTTATGCAAGAAATTATGAAAAAATCGATGGCCTTGCTTCTATGGGAGTTCAGGTACTGGCAATAAAAATCAATGATTATTACAATGTAATAGTGCTTACAGATTCCAACAATATAGGAAGGGAAGTTATAAAGATGGCAAGAAGTGGTGTTGATAAGAGGGTAAAAAACATGGATATCTATACAACTGACAACCATGTTGTAAATGTGAGTGAACTGGATATAAACCCACTGGGCATGCACTGTGAGCCACAGGTGGTTGCAGACCTTATAAACAGGACAGTCCTGCAGGCTATTGAAGATGCGTCACCTGCAACAGCAGGCACCTATACAGAAAATATAACCGTTACAATGGGGGAAGAAAATGCATTCCATAACCTCATGGAGATAGTTATTGCATCACTGCGCAAGGCTAAATATTCTATTGCTTTCATTTTGCTGATATCAATACTTGTCTCGTCCTTTTCATTCCGCTACATGGTTTTGCATCTATAA
- a CDS encoding electron transfer flavoprotein subunit alpha/FixB family protein, which translates to MKALVFSNEPKNAMEIITYLRGKMDIDVISQENKELPEYGANTVYFYSNGFVDNLGKFLADYIGKNNYDFIFISSTNMGRELAGILSFKLKMKCMPEIFSFEHKEKNITRRFYHGGKTVVEEESNFKMFTVSPGICEAEKADKKSEVKNLTLEKSDYKIVDVKSKKTAGTDIRNAKVIVSIGRGLGSQENIEKVMPLVDVLHAEISGSRPVCLDYKWLSEDKQVGLSGKKVRPEFYIALGISGQIQHIAGIRGSKTIIAINKDKSAPIFEECDYGLVGDLFTIVPQLVEKLKN; encoded by the coding sequence ATGAAAGCACTGGTATTTTCTAACGAACCAAAAAATGCTATGGAGATAATTACTTATCTCAGGGGAAAGATGGACATAGACGTAATATCACAGGAAAATAAGGAATTGCCTGAGTATGGGGCAAATACTGTATACTTTTACAGCAATGGCTTTGTGGACAATCTTGGTAAATTCCTTGCTGACTATATTGGAAAAAATAACTACGACTTTATTTTTATTTCATCCACAAATATGGGCAGGGAACTGGCTGGAATACTATCATTCAAGCTAAAAATGAAGTGCATGCCAGAAATATTCTCTTTCGAACATAAAGAAAAAAACATTACCAGAAGATTCTACCATGGTGGGAAAACAGTTGTTGAGGAAGAAAGCAATTTCAAAATGTTTACCGTATCACCCGGGATATGCGAAGCTGAGAAAGCGGACAAAAAATCTGAAGTTAAGAATTTAACCCTTGAAAAAAGCGATTACAAAATAGTAGATGTAAAGAGCAAAAAAACTGCTGGAACAGATATCAGAAATGCAAAGGTAATAGTCTCAATTGGCAGGGGATTGGGAAGCCAGGAAAATATAGAAAAAGTAATGCCGCTGGTAGATGTTTTGCATGCAGAGATATCAGGTTCAAGGCCCGTTTGCCTGGACTATAAATGGCTTAGCGAGGATAAGCAGGTAGGGCTATCAGGAAAGAAGGTAAGGCCTGAATTCTATATAGCACTTGGTATATCCGGTCAGATACAGCATATAGCCGGAATCAGAGGTTCAAAAACTATCATAGCAATAAACAAGGACAAAAGTGCACCAATATTCGAAGAATGCGATTATGGCCTTGTAGGAGACCTATTTACCATTGTTCCTCAACTTGTTGAAAAACTCAAAAATTAA
- a CDS encoding ATP-NAD kinase family protein: MKVKVAAFFVNPLAGYGGIRNNKGSDNMHLQNIGESVSIGRAIEFLSGIKCRDIQFIVPDGPMGALEMDKANLKYTISYSPGNPTTAMDTINFIHSAAGADIICFLGGDGTARDILRSGTDLPVLGIPAGVKMYSSVFSMNVKHAIDVFDNFCGNEITLKDAGVADINEDEYRSGKLDVKQFGTLKIPDSSGIISSSKAEYPPSSSYDMAEYIIDNMVNDFYYIIGPGTTCKAITTSLGFHTNMLGFDIVKGKKLIVEDAGEEDIYRYAASGSVHIIISIIGGQGFLLGRGNQQLSGRIIKKAGFENISVISTPEKLISLSGLAVDISDKDISVPKFIRVLTGYGQFKIMRVNF; encoded by the coding sequence ATGAAAGTAAAAGTGGCAGCATTCTTTGTTAACCCTCTGGCCGGATACGGAGGCATCCGTAATAATAAGGGTTCAGACAATATGCATCTGCAGAACATTGGTGAATCTGTTTCAATAGGCCGTGCCATAGAATTTTTATCCGGAATTAAATGCAGGGATATACAATTTATAGTCCCTGATGGGCCAATGGGCGCACTGGAAATGGATAAGGCTAATCTGAAATACACAATTTCATATTCTCCGGGAAATCCAACAACGGCAATGGACACAATAAATTTTATACATTCGGCAGCAGGAGCCGATATTATATGTTTCCTGGGCGGAGACGGAACGGCAAGGGATATCCTGAGGTCAGGCACAGATTTGCCTGTGCTTGGAATACCTGCCGGTGTAAAGATGTACAGCTCTGTATTTTCTATGAATGTAAAGCATGCAATAGATGTATTCGATAATTTCTGCGGAAATGAGATAACTCTCAAGGATGCAGGGGTAGCAGACATAAATGAAGATGAATATAGAAGCGGGAAACTGGATGTTAAACAGTTTGGAACATTAAAAATTCCGGATTCTTCAGGAATAATCAGTTCCTCAAAGGCGGAATATCCACCATCTTCTTCCTACGATATGGCAGAATATATTATTGACAATATGGTTAATGATTTTTATTACATAATAGGCCCGGGAACCACATGCAAAGCTATAACAACATCTCTGGGGTTCCATACCAATATGCTTGGTTTTGATATAGTTAAGGGCAAAAAGCTTATAGTGGAGGATGCAGGCGAGGAGGACATATACCGGTATGCCGCTTCTGGCAGTGTGCATATAATAATATCAATTATAGGTGGCCAGGGATTCCTCCTTGGCAGGGGGAACCAGCAACTTTCAGGCAGAATTATAAAAAAGGCAGGGTTTGAAAATATATCAGTTATATCCACCCCGGAGAAACTTATAAGCCTCAGCGGATTAGCTGTAGACATATCTGATAAAGATATTTCAGTTCCAAAATTCATAAGGGTACTTACTGGCTACGGACAATTTAAAATAATGAGGGTAAATTTTTAA
- a CDS encoding DsrE family protein produces MAKIFVILTKGKDDLNMVNVAANFSYNAVKNAGATVNFMFLGRGVENLLKDSNGIKPIIDLVDKMKSENIEVTYCKVSTKGLGLSEEQMLGGIEPVMGGVQTAKKIDEGFSVITF; encoded by the coding sequence ATGGCAAAAATATTCGTAATACTGACAAAAGGAAAGGATGACCTAAATATGGTTAATGTTGCTGCCAACTTTTCATACAACGCTGTAAAAAATGCTGGAGCCACAGTAAACTTTATGTTTCTTGGAAGGGGAGTTGAGAATTTATTAAAAGATTCAAATGGAATAAAACCCATAATAGACCTTGTGGATAAGATGAAGTCTGAAAATATAGAGGTTACCTATTGCAAGGTATCTACAAAGGGATTGGGGTTAAGTGAAGAACAGATGCTGGGGGGCATAGAACCTGTAATGGGCGGTGTCCAGACGGCTAAAAAAATAGATGAAGGTTTTTCTGTAATTACCTTCTAA
- a CDS encoding cyclodeaminase/cyclohydrolase family protein, translating to MDLDEYISRLKSSSATPGGGSASAISSIFAASLNSMAALLSTGKPKLSAYENDFKQISEESDNIIEKLKILSNEDEKSFQGIMDALHMDKADKNRRTAIDMAIQNSIGVSWDIARISIHNMENALYLCEHGNRNLITDSITAAYMAYATVHTSLNNIKINLKFQKSVDFKAEELLKLKFFMEAVEFVMEKVKKIESSVIP from the coding sequence ATGGATCTTGATGAATATATATCCAGGTTGAAGAGTTCTTCAGCAACACCAGGAGGCGGCTCCGCATCTGCCATATCATCCATATTCGCTGCGTCGCTTAATTCTATGGCAGCATTGCTTTCTACCGGGAAGCCTAAATTGTCAGCATATGAAAATGATTTCAAACAGATATCTGAAGAATCAGACAATATTATTGAAAAGTTAAAAATCCTCAGCAATGAAGATGAAAAATCATTTCAGGGCATTATGGATGCATTGCATATGGATAAGGCCGATAAAAACAGGAGAACTGCAATAGATATGGCAATTCAAAATAGCATCGGGGTGTCTTGGGACATTGCCAGAATTTCTATACATAATATGGAAAATGCACTTTACCTCTGTGAACATGGAAACAGAAATTTAATCACAGATTCTATAACAGCAGCATATATGGCATACGCCACAGTGCATACATCATTAAACAACATAAAAATAAACCTGAAGTTCCAGAAATCCGTGGATTTTAAGGCTGAAGAGCTGTTAAAACTCAAATTTTTTATGGAAGCTGTGGAGTTTGTTATGGAAAAAGTTAAAAAAATAGAAAGTTCAGTTATTCCCTGA